One window from the genome of Cucumis melo cultivar AY chromosome 10, USDA_Cmelo_AY_1.0, whole genome shotgun sequence encodes:
- the LOC103491912 gene encoding MLP-like protein 328 produces the protein MSLQGKLESEIEINTPPHRFYKLFKEEIFEIPKACPKLVQKINIHGGDWSKHGHGSIKTWYYTIDEKAEVFKERVELDDKNLVIKLIGLEGDLFEHYKTFNETYKVVKKGPGQCAIILTLDYEKLHDGPPYPQKYYDAMIKLVKSVESHLKK, from the exons ATGTCCCTTCAAGGAAAACTTGAGAGTGAAATAGAAATAAACACACCTCCCCACAGATTTTACAAACTCTTCAAAGAAGAAATTTTCGAAATTCCAAAAGCTTGTCCAAAGTTAGTCCAAAAAATTAACATTCATGGTGGGGATTGGAGCAAACATGGTCACGGTTCCATCAAGACTTGGTATTACACTATAG ACGAAAAAGCTGAAGTTTTCAAGGAACGAGTGGAACTCGATGACAAGAACCTAgtgatcaaattaattggatTGGAAGGAGACTTGTTTGAGCATTATAAAACCTTCAATGAGACATATAAAGTTGTGAAAAAGGGACCTGGTCAGTGTGCGATAATTCTTACCTTAGACTATGAGAAACTGCACGATGGTCCTCCGTACCCTCAAAAGTACTATGATGCTATGATTAAGCTTGTCAAGAGCGTCGAATCACATCTTAAAAAGTAA
- the LOC127151235 gene encoding uncharacterized protein LOC127151235 codes for MLSRFASDVVRDEAARTEKFVRGLRLDLQGIVRALQPATHADALRIALDLSLHERVDSSKATSRGLSLGQKRKAEPQPALAPQRDLRSEGIFQRHRQELAASGRTLRELPPCGRCRRVHGGRCLLGSGVCFRCRQLGHTANTCPRKPFETTPHQPSASQQGRVFATTRQEVERAGAVVTGENGQIADSICLSFWRQDRAGAGNVIAQDGIHSLLDLG; via the exons ATGCTATCCCGTTTCGCTTctgatgtggtaagggatgaggctgccaggactgagaaattcgttagaggtctcagactagaccttcagggcatcgTTCGAGCCCTCCAACCAGCCACTCATGCAGACGcactacgcatagcactggatttgagcctgcatgagagagtTGATTCATCTAAGGCTACCAGCAGGGGTTTGAGCCTtggtcagaagaggaaggcggaGCCGCAGCCTGCGCTGGCACCGCAGCGAGACTTGAGGTCAGAAGGCATCTTTCAGCGGCACCGTCAGGAGCTAGCAGCTTCAGGGAGGACGTTGAGGGAGCTACCTCCTTGTGGGAGATGTAGGAGAGTgcatggaggtcgttgcttgttAGGGAGCGGGGTTTGCTTTCGATGCAGACAGCTGGGGCACACCGCTAACacgtgtcctcggaaaccctttgagacgacaccgcatcagccttctgcttcccagcagggaagagtttttgccactacccgtCAGGAGGTCGAGCGAGCTGGtgcagtggtgacag GTGAGAATGGTCAGATtgctgactcaatatgcttatcattttggagacAAGACCGAGCAGGAGCTGGAAATGTAATcgcacaagatggaattcactccctTCTCgatttagggtaa